A region of Haladaptatus caseinilyticus DNA encodes the following proteins:
- a CDS encoding D-2-hydroxyacid dehydrogenase, with protein MNDDRTDVLVLRSDTHGLPAAEYAAILDDQLPNRCVRCANTPSQEREYIRDAKVVSSVRIDETLLGYAENLRLFAGVAAGYNHLPLDTLADMDVVVTNASGIHAPNIAEQVLGYMLTFSRRLKTGWERQQRHEWRHFQAEELKGSTVTIVGLGAIGTAVVERLSGFGVDTIGVRYTPEKGGITDEVIGYESEAFHDALSRTDYLVIAAPLSETTTGLISEDEFRTLPPNAKVINVGRGKIIDTDALVSAVQRNRIDGAALDVTDPEPLPEDHPLWRIENVVITPHNAGHSPNHWNRLADIVTRNVTLLMDGGDIDQLENVVQS; from the coding sequence ATGAACGACGATAGAACTGACGTCCTCGTCTTACGCAGCGATACACATGGATTGCCGGCGGCCGAATATGCTGCCATCCTCGATGACCAACTCCCGAACCGATGCGTTCGATGCGCCAACACACCATCACAAGAGCGCGAATACATACGGGATGCAAAAGTCGTATCCAGCGTGCGTATCGACGAGACCTTGTTAGGGTATGCAGAAAACCTCCGACTGTTCGCGGGCGTCGCGGCAGGATACAATCACCTTCCCCTCGACACCCTCGCCGATATGGACGTCGTCGTGACGAACGCGTCCGGAATCCATGCGCCAAATATCGCGGAGCAGGTCCTTGGGTATATGCTGACCTTTTCGCGCCGACTCAAGACCGGATGGGAGCGTCAACAACGTCACGAGTGGCGCCATTTTCAGGCGGAGGAGCTGAAGGGGAGCACCGTAACCATCGTCGGTCTCGGTGCCATTGGCACTGCCGTCGTCGAGCGACTCTCCGGATTCGGAGTCGATACGATCGGCGTCAGATATACGCCGGAAAAAGGAGGGATAACGGACGAAGTCATCGGATACGAATCCGAAGCGTTTCACGATGCCCTCTCACGAACTGACTATCTGGTTATCGCGGCACCCCTCTCCGAGACGACTACGGGGTTGATTTCCGAGGACGAATTCCGGACACTGCCCCCGAATGCGAAGGTGATCAACGTCGGTCGAGGAAAGATAATCGACACCGACGCGCTCGTCTCTGCGGTCCAACGAAATCGAATCGATGGGGCCGCGCTCGATGTCACGGATCCCGAACCGCTTCCAGAGGATCATCCCCTTTGGCGCATCGAGAACGTCGTTATCACCCCTCACAACGCGGGTCATAGCCCGAACCATTGGAATCGATTAGCCGACATCGTCACACGGAACGTTACCCTACTCATGGACGGTGGCGATATCGACCAGTTAGAG